A window of the Pantoea sp. Lij88 genome harbors these coding sequences:
- a CDS encoding Glu/Leu/Phe/Val dehydrogenase: MDKLSYASESSTSAWSTYLQQIDRVAPYLGDLSRWIDTLRHPKRALIVDIPLQMDDGSIRHFEGYRVQHNLSRGPGKGGIRYHPDVDLNEVMALSAWMTIKCAAVNLPYGGAKGGIRVDPFKLSDGELERLTRRYTSEIGIIIGPQKDIPAPDVGTNSKVMAWMMDTYSMNHGTTITGVVTGKPIHLGGSLGREKATGRGVFITGREVARRSGIEIEGARVAVQGFGNVGSEAARLFDEAGARVVVIQDHTATIYNSDGIDMAALSEWQIAHKQIAGFPGAQSIDKEAFWTTEMDILIPAALEGQITRERAEILSCKIVLEGANGPTYPEADDMLATRGIIVVPDVVCNAGGVTVSYFEWVQDMASFFWSEDEINRRSDKIMTEAMVHIWDKSKEKDCSLRTAAYIVACERILMARKDRGIYPG, encoded by the coding sequence ATGGATAAGTTATCTTATGCGTCTGAAAGCAGCACATCTGCCTGGTCCACCTACTTACAGCAAATCGACCGGGTTGCGCCTTATCTGGGCGATCTTTCACGTTGGATAGATACTTTGCGTCATCCAAAGCGTGCGTTGATTGTTGATATTCCTCTCCAGATGGATGATGGCTCAATTCGCCATTTCGAAGGCTATCGCGTTCAGCACAACCTTTCGCGCGGCCCAGGTAAAGGCGGTATTCGCTATCATCCGGATGTCGATCTGAATGAAGTCATGGCGCTTTCGGCGTGGATGACCATTAAATGTGCGGCGGTTAACCTGCCTTACGGTGGTGCTAAGGGCGGCATCCGTGTCGATCCTTTCAAACTCTCAGATGGTGAACTTGAGCGGCTGACCCGTCGTTATACCAGCGAGATTGGCATCATTATCGGGCCGCAAAAAGATATTCCGGCGCCAGACGTGGGTACCAATAGCAAAGTGATGGCGTGGATGATGGACACCTATTCCATGAACCACGGCACAACGATTACCGGCGTGGTGACCGGCAAACCGATTCACCTGGGCGGTTCACTGGGCCGTGAAAAAGCGACGGGTCGTGGCGTGTTTATCACCGGACGCGAAGTGGCTCGTCGTTCAGGCATCGAAATCGAAGGTGCCCGTGTGGCGGTTCAGGGTTTCGGTAACGTCGGCAGCGAAGCCGCACGCCTGTTTGATGAGGCGGGCGCTCGTGTGGTGGTAATTCAGGATCACACGGCGACAATTTATAATTCAGATGGCATTGATATGGCCGCGCTCAGCGAATGGCAGATCGCCCACAAGCAGATCGCCGGTTTCCCTGGTGCGCAGAGCATTGATAAAGAGGCGTTCTGGACCACCGAGATGGATATCCTAATCCCGGCCGCGCTGGAAGGTCAGATTACTCGCGAACGCGCAGAGATCCTGAGCTGCAAAATCGTGCTGGAAGGCGCAAACGGCCCGACTTATCCGGAGGCCGATGACATGCTGGCAACACGCGGTATTATCGTGGTGCCGGACGTAGTCTGTAATGCCGGCGGTGTTACCGTCAGCTACTTCGAATGGGTGCAGGACATGGCCAGCTTCTTCTGGAGCGAGGATGAAATCAATCGTCGCTCCGATAAGATTATGACCGAAGCGATGGTCCATATCTGGGACAAGTCGAAGGAGAAAGATTGCTCGCTGCGCACCGCAGCCTATATCGTGGCCTGTGAGCGAATCCTGATGGCGCGTAAAGATCGCGGTATCTATCCGGGTTAA